The following coding sequences are from one Leptolyngbya sp. NIES-3755 window:
- a CDS encoding putative transposaseS891/IS1136/IS1341 family protein (similar to AA sequence:cyanobase_aa:PCC8801_0373): protein MLTLNYEYKAMPTNDQIQLIEHTLTVCRKVWNFALRERKDWLNSRKCPVNACSITSEYVIPANAPYPNYYEQANSLTRAKVEFPELKTVNAQVLQQVLRKLETAFVDMQRKGMGFPRFKNKYRLRSFVYPQLSKSQLLQGNQIKLPQLGWLEYVKSRDIPDGFAVKQIRVVRKASGYFLVFTLECDVNVPNPVPSGHPRGIDLGLDKFAATSDGELIERPRFFQTLHRKLKLLQRRLKHKEKGSNNRHKLNRKIARLHQQIADTRKDWQFKLAHKLCDEAGMLFVEDIDFRTWAKGMLGEHTLDAGFGQFVSILQWVSWKRGVYFSKVNKDYTSQVCPQCNTYTGKKDLGDRLHVCHDCGYTTHRDVAAAQVIRNRGISALGSSVDENACGDGLTGTGNCLVKNQRSRKKGEEVRI, encoded by the coding sequence GTGTTAACCCTAAATTACGAGTACAAAGCAATGCCCACAAACGATCAAATTCAGCTCATCGAACACACTTTAACAGTGTGTCGAAAAGTCTGGAATTTTGCCTTGCGTGAGCGTAAAGACTGGCTAAATTCTCGCAAATGTCCGGTGAATGCTTGTTCAATTACCTCTGAGTACGTCATTCCAGCAAACGCACCCTACCCCAACTACTATGAGCAAGCGAACTCGCTGACTCGCGCCAAAGTGGAATTCCCAGAACTCAAGACCGTCAACGCTCAAGTGTTGCAACAAGTCTTAAGGAAGCTAGAAACTGCATTTGTCGATATGCAACGTAAAGGGATGGGATTTCCCCGATTCAAGAACAAATATCGACTGCGCTCGTTTGTGTATCCGCAACTGAGTAAATCTCAACTCTTGCAGGGGAATCAAATCAAGCTGCCTCAGTTAGGTTGGCTGGAGTATGTCAAGTCTCGCGACATCCCCGATGGCTTCGCTGTAAAGCAGATTCGAGTCGTTCGCAAGGCTTCGGGATACTTCCTGGTCTTCACGCTCGAATGCGATGTGAATGTCCCTAATCCAGTGCCGAGTGGTCATCCACGTGGAATTGATTTAGGACTTGATAAGTTTGCTGCAACCTCCGATGGTGAATTGATTGAGCGTCCTCGATTTTTTCAAACCCTGCATCGTAAGCTGAAATTGCTACAACGCAGATTAAAGCACAAAGAGAAAGGCTCGAACAATCGCCATAAGCTAAATCGGAAAATTGCACGATTACATCAACAGATTGCGGATACTCGTAAGGACTGGCAGTTCAAGTTGGCGCACAAACTTTGTGACGAAGCTGGAATGCTGTTTGTGGAAGATATTGACTTCCGTACCTGGGCAAAAGGAATGCTGGGTGAGCATACTTTAGATGCGGGGTTTGGGCAATTCGTCTCAATCCTGCAATGGGTGTCCTGGAAGCGAGGTGTTTACTTTTCCAAAGTCAACAAAGATTACACTTCGCAAGTGTGTCCGCAATGCAATACATATACCGGAAAGAAAGACTTAGGTGACAGGCTTCATGTTTGTCACGATTGCGGTTACACCACTCATCGAGATGTGGCAGCCGCACAGGTAATCCGCAATCGCGGGATTTCTGCGCTGGGAAGCAGCGTGGACGAAAATGCTTGTGGAGATGGTCTGACGGGGACGGGAAACTGTCTAGTTAAGAATCAAAGAAGCAGGAAGAAAGGTGAAGAGGTGCGGATATAA
- a CDS encoding hypothetical protein (conserved hypothetical protein;~similar to AA sequence:cyanobase_aa:LBDG_43070), whose translation MTSKVNPGNRRVFICGSALRGQPDHQNLQGAEFVRTAATQPRYRLHVAGEDWHPAIYETESGGISIPGEVYEMTQEQFDYLAANEPPNMYPVEVYLDNDETATAFLYPKALIDEYNLPDISNTYGGWAAYKARVATV comes from the coding sequence GTGACGAGCAAAGTGAACCCCGGAAATCGGCGTGTATTTATTTGTGGTTCTGCTCTGCGTGGACAACCCGACCACCAAAATCTACAGGGAGCAGAATTTGTGCGGACGGCTGCAACTCAACCCCGTTATCGGTTGCATGTGGCGGGAGAAGATTGGCATCCAGCAATTTACGAAACTGAATCGGGTGGGATCTCGATTCCGGGTGAAGTGTACGAAATGACACAAGAACAGTTCGATTATCTCGCTGCCAACGAGCCACCCAATATGTACCCGGTTGAGGTGTATTTGGACAATGATGAAACCGCGACTGCATTCTTGTATCCCAAGGCACTGATCGACGAGTACAATTTGCCCGACATTTCTAATACTTATGGCGGTTGGGCAGCTTACAAGGCGAGAGTTGCCACTGTTTAA